In Thalassoglobus sp. JC818, a single window of DNA contains:
- a CDS encoding phosphoglycerate dehydrogenase — MSLTVKCCALNSDEGPHFSLLSEKGFEVLPGNRDRSFWEATNLIEELSGCCAVIAGSEPYTPEVIKNCPDLKVIARTGVGFDAVDLEACDRQGIVVTTTPGVNHHSVAEQTIALLMGVSRGFPDNDQRVRSGAWKRIAYPRVMGRTLGLVGLGRIGQAVATRAIGLGLRVVAHEPFPNKEFVEKWKIETLELDDLLGQSDYVSLHNPMTPQSLKMMNRDTFAKMKKGSVFINTARGALVDESALIEALQSGHLRAAGLDVFDVEPLPTSSPLISMSNVLLSGHVAGLDVESQFDTLTMAAETILSLKDGGWPTECIQNLKGMSDWKWDR, encoded by the coding sequence TGACCGTCAAATGCTGTGCTCTCAACTCTGACGAAGGTCCCCATTTCTCACTGCTGTCTGAAAAGGGCTTTGAAGTACTCCCGGGAAACCGGGACAGAAGTTTCTGGGAGGCAACCAATCTCATCGAGGAACTTTCAGGCTGTTGTGCTGTGATCGCCGGTTCCGAGCCTTACACCCCGGAAGTCATCAAGAATTGTCCGGATCTCAAAGTCATCGCACGGACAGGAGTCGGCTTCGATGCTGTCGATCTCGAAGCTTGTGATCGTCAGGGTATCGTGGTCACGACCACTCCGGGCGTGAATCATCACTCCGTTGCAGAACAGACGATCGCGCTGCTGATGGGCGTCTCGCGCGGATTTCCTGACAATGATCAGCGAGTTCGTTCCGGGGCCTGGAAGCGGATTGCCTATCCTCGCGTCATGGGAAGAACGCTCGGGCTGGTTGGCCTCGGCCGGATCGGACAAGCAGTGGCAACAAGAGCGATTGGCCTGGGCTTGCGTGTCGTCGCTCACGAGCCATTTCCCAACAAAGAGTTCGTCGAGAAATGGAAGATCGAAACGCTCGAACTCGATGACCTGCTTGGCCAATCGGATTATGTGTCACTCCACAACCCGATGACTCCGCAGTCGTTGAAAATGATGAATCGAGACACGTTCGCGAAGATGAAGAAAGGTTCCGTCTTCATCAACACTGCCAGAGGAGCACTCGTCGATGAATCCGCTTTAATCGAGGCCCTGCAATCCGGTCATCTTCGAGCAGCTGGACTGGATGTCTTCGATGTTGAACCTCTCCCGACCAGCAGCCCGCTGATTTCGATGAGCAACGTTTTGCTGTCCGGACATGTGGCCGGGCTGGATGTCGAGTCACAATTCGACACGCTCACGATGGCTGCCGAGACAATCCTCTCTCTGAAAGACGGGGGATGGCCCACAGAATGTATTCAGAATCTCAAAGGTATGAGCGATTGGAAATGGGATCGCTGA